In the genome of Vibrio ziniensis, the window CGCTTCCTCATAACGCGCTTCCGCTGAGGTTAGTTGTCCATCAAGACGACCACCTGTAAACAAAGGCAAATATAGCGCTGGACCAATGCTGCCGGCGTCATTACCGCTGTTAAATAAGTCACTAAGACCAAACGCCTGATAGCCTATGAATGCAGAAATACTCAGATCTGGGTAGTACATAGCTTCAGCAATCCCTACACGTTCCGCGGCTGCTTCTGCTCGCCAACGAGCGGCGGTAATATCTGCTCGGTGACCAAGCAAACCAACACCCGCGTCTTGCGGCAAACCGTAACGCGTGTCCAATTGAATGTTTGGTTCTGAGATAGTTAATGCTCTATCTGGTCCTTGACCAACCAAGGCTGCAAGTGAATTTTTCTGTAACGCAATAGATTCGTTGATACCCAACATTTCAGCTTCAACATTCGCTGCAATCGCTTTCGCTTGGTTAACTGAACCCAGGGTTTCTAAGCCGCTTTCATAACGTTTAGTCAAAAGTTCAACGGTCTTGTGACGGATGTCTAATGCTGTTTCGACCGTATGTTTATTCGCATACAAACGAGACAATTCCGCATAAGCATTTGAAACGGCGGTCGCTAGCATCAAGCGCGCAGACACGGCTTCAGCTTCAGCAGCGGCTAACTCAGACGTTGCCGCAGCAACCGATGCACGATTTTTACCCCAGAAATCGAAATCGTACTGAAAGTTCAGAGTAAGAGTTCCATAGTCATTCCAACCACGTGGTGGCATCGCAGCCTGATACTGGTAACTCACTTTGGTTTCAGAAGCGCTAGCGGCTAATCCCACGTTAAGCGAACGACTTGCGCCAGCTTGCTCCGCAATACCCTGAGCATTTTTCAGCCTTGCTTCAGCCATTTTCAAACTTGGCGCTCCACTAAAAGCCTCATTAATAAGTTGGTTTAACTGAGCATCTTGATAGCGATTCCACCAGTCCTGAGTTGGCCACGCCATGGTTTCTGCGGCAGACAAACTTTGCTTAAACGCATAGTCATTCGCTTGAGAAATTTCAGGCAAGTTTTCATTTTTCGAGACAGAACAGCCTGCCAATAATGCAGCGCTGATCAAAGTTAGAGCAAAGTAAGGAACATTTTTGGCAATGTGCTTGTTCCTTTGGATAGATCTTTTCACATTAGACAACCTTATAACTAAACCGTACAGTACAGTTATACTCTTGACAGAAAGATTTCGTCAAGCGAAACTTACCCAGAATTTCCTCAAGGACTACAAATATTCATGCGAGTTAAAAGCGACGAAAAACGACAAGCGATCTTAGATATCGCCAAAGAATGCTTTTCACAACAAGGTGTTAGTGGGACATCTATGTCTCAGTTGGCGAAAGAATTGGGAGGTTCGAAAGCAACGCTTTATAACTATTTCAGTTCAAAAGAAGAGATATTTGCAGAAGTCATGCAGTCATCCGCAACGGAGCAGATCTCTAATTCTTTTCTTTCTTTGGACGTAAATCGTGATGTTCGAACGTCTCTTTTAGAATTTGGTTACAATTTTCTAGACTCCATTTTAACCCCTGATGCTATCTCTATTTATCGCATGGCAGTAGCCGAAGCTGATCGCACTGACATTGGCCGCCATTTCTATAACAATGGGCCTAAAAAAGGTTGGAAACATTTAAGTGAGTACATAGAGAAGCAGATTGCGAAAGGCGAATTGAGCCAATGCAATTCATGGATTGCTGCAATGCATTTTAAAGCCTTGCTATCGTCAGAATATGTTGAACAATACGCGTTTGCCGCTATCGATAAACCTAGCCAGCAGCAAATCAAATCCACAGTAGAACAAGCTGTGAATGCGTTTATGAAGCTTTACGGCAACGAATAACGCACTAGTGTCTCCTTGCACACACTTTTTCTGAATACAACGATCTTGCCCTCATTCTAAATTTTCGAATAAGGGCAACAAATTCAGCGGCTGTGATCACAACATCTAAAGTTCTAACATCTCTTCCATAGAGCGGCATTGCCATTAATGACCAAGTCGTTAATGAGCGAGAAAGCCAAGTGAGGAGAACAATATGATTGAAATTAGAAAAGCATCGCAACGCGGCCGAGCTAACTTCGGCTGGTTAGACAGCAAGCACACATTTTCTTTTGGTAGCTACTTTGATCCTAAACTCATGGGCTTTTCAGAGCTTCGTGTGATCAACGACGATACGGTTGCTCCTAGTGCTGGCTTTGAAACACATAGCCATCGCGATATGGAGATCATCAGCTACGTTCTACAAGGAACAATCGCTCACAAAGACAGCGAAGGAAATGTTGAAACGCTTCCAGCTGGTGAATTTCAATTAATGTCCGCAGGTCGTGGAATCGCGCACAGTGAATTTAATGCGTCTAACACAGAAACGTTGAAGTTTTTGCAAATCTGGATTCAGCCAAATAGCTATGGCGGCAAACCAGGCTATCAGCAAAAAGATTTCGGCCAAGAATCGGGGTTAACGACGATTGCAACACCAACCGGTGAGAAAGACACATTGCAAATCAAACAAGATGCGATGCTGCACCAACTGATTTTGGAACCTCACACAGAGCTAAGCTATGAGGTTGCTGAAGGTCGCCGAGTGTATGTTCACCAAATCAGTAGCGAACTGTTTGTTAACGATACACAACTGACACCGGGAGACGGCGCAAAAATTGTTTCTCAAGAGTATTTGAGCTTCTACAACAACAGCGATACACGCGCTACAGCGTTAGTGTTTGACCTACCATAACGTTCTTATAGTTTTCCGTTCCTTCCCTTTTCGCCACGAGCATTTCACTCGTGGCTTTTTTCTTTTAATCGAATATTTTTGTCGGTCTTTCATCAGCGTCTGAATGAGACTCACAAAGATATATTTATGAAAATTCATGTTGTAACCGGTTTCATTTTATATTTTTATCAATTAGAATGCAGCTAACTCACCTATTCTTACTAGGCTCACTTACTTCATTTGAGAAGGTATCACTATGTCACAACAAGGTTTTCCAAAAGATTTTCTCTGGGGCGGAGCAGTGGCTGCGCACCAAGTAGAAGGCGGTTGGAACAAAGATGGAAAAGGTCCTAGCGTCGTTGATGTACTCACGAAAGGTGCACATGGTGTACCTCGCGTCATCACAGAAACCGTGGAAGCTGATAAATTTTATCCAAACCACGAAGCAGTTGATTTTTACGGCCACTTCAAAGGCGATGTGGCTCTGTTCGCAGAAATGGGCTTTAAATGTTTCCGTACTTCCATTGCTTGGACACGTATATTCCCAAATGGCGATGAGGAGACACCGAACGAAGCTGGTCTTCAGTACTACGATGATCTTTTTGATGAGCTGCTGAAATACGGCATTGAACCCGTCATCACCCTTTCACACTTTGAAATGCCTAATCATCTAGTAAAAGAGTACGGCAGTTGGAAAAACCGTCAAGTAATGGATTTCTTTGTTAAGTTCAGTCTGACAGTTATGGAACGTTATAAAAACAAAGTGAAATACTGGATCACGTTTAACGAGATAAACAACCAACGTAACTGGAAACTGCCAATCTGGGGTTACTGTAACTCAGGTATGATTTATAGCGACTACGAAAATCCTGAACAGATGCTCTATCAAGTTCTGCACCACCAGTTTCTTGCCAGTGCGCTAGTAGTTAAACAAGGTCATGCAATCAACCCAGATTTCAAAATTGGCAGCATGATCCATATGATGCCGCTTTATCCTGCTTCATGCCGTCCCGAAGATATGTTGCTAGCGCAGGAAATGATGCGCGAAAAATACCAGTTTAGCGATGTTCAAGTCCGTGGTTACTACCCTAGTTACCTTCTTAAAGAGTGGGAGCGCAAAGGCATTACAGTCGAAATGCAACCGGGCGATGATGTAATTCTGCGTGAAGGTTGCGCGGATTACCTAGCAATCAGCTACTACATGACCAACATCGTGTCAGTGAAAATCGATGAAACAACCAATACACCTTCACTCTTCGAAGGCAGTCGTCTAAACCCATATTTACCAGCGTCTGACTGGGAATGGCAGATTGACCCAGACGGTTTACGCTATGCACTTTCTGAGCTGTACGAGCGTTATCAAAAGCCTATCTTCATTGTCGAGAACGGTCTTGGTGCATTAGACCAAATAGAACAAGACGGTTCAATCAATGACGATTACCGAATTGACTACCTTGGTTCACACATTAAAGCCGTGAAACAATCCATCAGTTATGACGGTGTAGATGTCATGGGGTACACTCCATGGGGCTGCATTGACTGTGTTTCATTTACTACTGGTGAATACAGAAAACGCTACGGCTTTATCTACGTAGATAAACACGATGATGGCAGCGGTACAATGGCTCGTTCGAAGAAAAAAAGCTTCCACTGGTACAAAACGGTTATCGAAACCAACGGTGAAGTCATCTAACTGCCACAAATTGAACAAATAAGCCTTTCAAAATTCGATTGAAATTGGCTAAACTTGTCTTCCTCTCGGCATATCTATTGCGTTTAAATATGCCGAGTTAGGTAGATAAGGAATTGTATGGCAACCATAAATGATGTGTGCAAAGCCGCTGGCGTTTCGAAAGCTACGGTATCACGAGTACTTAATAACAGCCCTCAGGTGAAAGAAGTCACCAGAAATGCGGTGCTGTCTGTAATGAAAGAGTTGGGCTATCAACCTAATACACTCGCTCAAGCTCTAGCAACCAATACCTCCAATTCTATCGGTTTAGTCCTTCCTGAATTCCAAAGTAACTAT includes:
- a CDS encoding efflux transporter outer membrane subunit: MKRSIQRNKHIAKNVPYFALTLISAALLAGCSVSKNENLPEISQANDYAFKQSLSAAETMAWPTQDWWNRYQDAQLNQLINEAFSGAPSLKMAEARLKNAQGIAEQAGASRSLNVGLAASASETKVSYQYQAAMPPRGWNDYGTLTLNFQYDFDFWGKNRASVAAATSELAAAEAEAVSARLMLATAVSNAYAELSRLYANKHTVETALDIRHKTVELLTKRYESGLETLGSVNQAKAIAANVEAEMLGINESIALQKNSLAALVGQGPDRALTISEPNIQLDTRYGLPQDAGVGLLGHRADITAARWRAEAAAERVGIAEAMYYPDLSISAFIGYQAFGLSDLFNSGNDAGSIGPALYLPLFTGGRLDGQLTSAEARYEEAVSGYNATLTQALHEVADVVTSTQALDARIAKTQEAVDAAEQALKIASNRYQGGLATYLDVLVAEESLLNNQRALVNLQSRAFSLDLALIHALGGGFEGDSFQTTES
- a CDS encoding TetR/AcrR family transcriptional regulator, with translation MRVKSDEKRQAILDIAKECFSQQGVSGTSMSQLAKELGGSKATLYNYFSSKEEIFAEVMQSSATEQISNSFLSLDVNRDVRTSLLEFGYNFLDSILTPDAISIYRMAVAEADRTDIGRHFYNNGPKKGWKHLSEYIEKQIAKGELSQCNSWIAAMHFKALLSSEYVEQYAFAAIDKPSQQQIKSTVEQAVNAFMKLYGNE
- a CDS encoding pirin family protein; the encoded protein is MIEIRKASQRGRANFGWLDSKHTFSFGSYFDPKLMGFSELRVINDDTVAPSAGFETHSHRDMEIISYVLQGTIAHKDSEGNVETLPAGEFQLMSAGRGIAHSEFNASNTETLKFLQIWIQPNSYGGKPGYQQKDFGQESGLTTIATPTGEKDTLQIKQDAMLHQLILEPHTELSYEVAEGRRVYVHQISSELFVNDTQLTPGDGAKIVSQEYLSFYNNSDTRATALVFDLP
- a CDS encoding 6-phospho-beta-glucosidase translates to MSQQGFPKDFLWGGAVAAHQVEGGWNKDGKGPSVVDVLTKGAHGVPRVITETVEADKFYPNHEAVDFYGHFKGDVALFAEMGFKCFRTSIAWTRIFPNGDEETPNEAGLQYYDDLFDELLKYGIEPVITLSHFEMPNHLVKEYGSWKNRQVMDFFVKFSLTVMERYKNKVKYWITFNEINNQRNWKLPIWGYCNSGMIYSDYENPEQMLYQVLHHQFLASALVVKQGHAINPDFKIGSMIHMMPLYPASCRPEDMLLAQEMMREKYQFSDVQVRGYYPSYLLKEWERKGITVEMQPGDDVILREGCADYLAISYYMTNIVSVKIDETTNTPSLFEGSRLNPYLPASDWEWQIDPDGLRYALSELYERYQKPIFIVENGLGALDQIEQDGSINDDYRIDYLGSHIKAVKQSISYDGVDVMGYTPWGCIDCVSFTTGEYRKRYGFIYVDKHDDGSGTMARSKKKSFHWYKTVIETNGEVI